One Phocaeicola dorei genomic region harbors:
- the hisS gene encoding histidine--tRNA ligase: protein MAAKPGIPKGTRDFSPVEMAKRNYIFNTIRDVFHLFGYQQIETPSMENLSTLMGKYGDEGDKLLFKIQNSGDYFNGITDEELLSRNAVKLASKFCEKGLRYDLTVPFARYVVMHRDEISFPFKRYQIQPVWRADRPQKGRYREFYQCDADVVGSNSLLNEVELVQMIDRVFGKFGVRVSIKINNRKILTGIAEIIGEADKIVDITVAIDKLDKIGLENVNAELASKGIPQEAIDKLQPIILLSGSNEEKLETLKTVLAASETGMKGVEESEFILKTVSTLGVKSEVELDLTLARGLNYYTGAIFEVKALDVQIGSISGGGRYDNLTGVFGMDGMSGVGISFGADRIFDVLNQLDLYPKEAVNGTELLFVNFGDKEAAYCLPILAKVRETGVRAEIYPDAAKMKKQMGYANDKQIPFVAIVGENEMNEGKLTLKNMTTGEQSLVTPDELLAVVKA from the coding sequence ATGGCAGCAAAACCAGGTATACCTAAAGGAACGAGAGATTTTTCGCCGGTGGAAATGGCGAAACGTAATTATATATTCAATACGATTCGTGATGTATTTCATCTTTTCGGCTATCAGCAGATTGAAACTCCTTCTATGGAGAATTTGTCTACCTTGATGGGAAAATACGGTGATGAAGGGGATAAGTTATTGTTTAAGATACAGAACTCAGGTGATTATTTCAACGGCATTACCGATGAGGAATTGCTGAGCCGCAATGCGGTAAAGTTAGCGAGCAAATTCTGTGAAAAGGGATTGCGCTATGACCTCACTGTACCGTTCGCCCGTTACGTGGTCATGCACCGTGACGAAATCAGTTTCCCTTTCAAGCGTTATCAAATTCAGCCGGTTTGGCGTGCGGACCGTCCTCAGAAGGGCCGTTATCGTGAATTCTATCAGTGTGATGCCGATGTGGTAGGCAGTAATTCTTTATTGAATGAAGTGGAGCTGGTACAGATGATAGACCGGGTATTTGGCAAATTCGGAGTACGCGTTTCAATTAAAATCAATAACCGTAAGATATTGACCGGTATTGCCGAGATCATAGGTGAGGCCGATAAAATTGTGGATATCACCGTAGCTATTGATAAGCTGGACAAGATAGGCTTGGAAAATGTAAATGCGGAATTGGCTTCTAAAGGGATTCCTCAAGAGGCTATTGATAAATTGCAGCCGATTATTTTATTGAGTGGAAGCAATGAAGAGAAATTGGAAACTTTGAAAACAGTCCTTGCAGCCAGTGAAACGGGAATGAAGGGAGTAGAAGAAAGTGAATTCATATTAAAAACCGTATCTACACTGGGTGTGAAGAGTGAAGTGGAACTGGATTTGACTTTGGCTCGTGGCTTGAATTATTATACTGGCGCTATTTTTGAAGTGAAAGCCTTGGATGTACAGATTGGCAGTATCAGCGGTGGTGGCCGTTATGATAACCTGACCGGTGTCTTTGGTATGGACGGTATGTCTGGTGTAGGTATCTCTTTCGGAGCCGACCGTATTTTTGATGTGTTGAATCAGTTGGATTTGTACCCGAAAGAAGCGGTGAACGGAACTGAACTGTTGTTTGTAAACTTCGGTGATAAAGAAGCTGCTTATTGTCTGCCTATCCTGGCAAAAGTCCGTGAAACAGGGGTACGTGCCGAAATTTATCCGGATGCTGCTAAAATGAAGAAGCAGATGGGATATGCCAATGACAAGCAGATTCCTTTTGTTGCCATTGTTGGTGAAAATGAAATGAACGAAGGGAAACTGACTTTGAAGAATATGACTACGGGCGAGCAGTCACTGGTTACACCGGATGAG